One region of Natronorubrum aibiense genomic DNA includes:
- the ftsY gene encoding signal recognition particle-docking protein FtsY, whose product MFDNLKKKLGSFRKDAEEAAEENVEEVDEDELEEVDEDELEEVDEDELEELEESELEADAATEADAEANAEAASEATEAPDTTAEAADAGVDDEPSEAETAPATESAASAAAVEEPLSDAEIEIDEGDVEPDADDEPDPAADDAAVDDEPDESEESDDDSNSTGFGAKARSLVKGKFVIEEEDLEDPLHELEMALLSSDVEMGVAEEILDNIREELVGETRTFTTSTGEVVEEALRDAIYDVISVGQFDFDERIAIEDKPVTIVFTGVNGVGKTTSIAKLSRYFEERGFSTVMANGDTYRAGANEQIQEHADALDTKLIAHEKGGDPAAVLYDAVEYAEANDVDVVLGDTAGRLHTDEGLMDQLEKIDRVVGPDMTLFVDEAVAGQDAVNRAREFNDAAEIDGAILTKADADSNGGAAISVAHVTGKPILFLGVGQGYDDLERFDPDEMVDRLLADE is encoded by the coding sequence ATGTTCGATAACCTGAAGAAGAAACTCGGGAGCTTCCGGAAAGACGCCGAAGAAGCCGCCGAAGAGAACGTCGAGGAAGTCGACGAAGACGAACTCGAGGAAGTCGACGAAGACGAACTCGAGGAAGTCGACGAAGACGAACTCGAGGAACTCGAGGAGTCGGAACTCGAAGCAGACGCAGCCACAGAGGCGGACGCTGAAGCCAACGCGGAGGCAGCATCCGAGGCGACGGAAGCCCCAGATACTACCGCTGAAGCGGCCGATGCCGGTGTCGACGACGAGCCATCCGAGGCCGAGACAGCACCGGCAACCGAATCAGCGGCGAGCGCAGCCGCCGTCGAGGAACCTCTGTCGGATGCCGAGATCGAGATTGACGAGGGCGACGTGGAACCGGACGCGGACGACGAACCGGACCCAGCGGCGGACGATGCTGCGGTGGACGACGAACCGGACGAGTCGGAGGAGTCGGACGACGACTCCAACTCGACCGGCTTCGGGGCCAAAGCCAGATCGCTCGTCAAGGGGAAGTTCGTCATCGAGGAAGAAGACCTCGAGGACCCACTGCACGAACTCGAGATGGCGCTGCTCTCGAGCGACGTCGAGATGGGCGTTGCCGAGGAGATCCTCGACAACATCCGCGAGGAGTTAGTCGGCGAGACGCGGACGTTTACGACCTCGACCGGCGAGGTCGTCGAGGAGGCACTGCGCGACGCGATCTACGACGTGATCAGCGTCGGACAGTTCGACTTCGACGAGCGCATCGCCATCGAGGACAAACCCGTCACCATCGTCTTCACGGGCGTCAACGGCGTCGGAAAGACCACCTCGATCGCGAAGCTGAGCCGCTACTTCGAGGAACGCGGCTTCTCGACGGTGATGGCCAACGGCGACACCTACCGCGCCGGGGCCAACGAGCAGATCCAAGAACACGCCGACGCGTTAGATACGAAACTCATCGCCCACGAGAAGGGTGGCGATCCCGCCGCCGTGTTGTACGACGCCGTCGAGTACGCCGAGGCGAACGACGTCGACGTCGTGCTCGGCGATACGGCGGGTCGACTCCACACCGACGAAGGGCTGATGGACCAACTCGAGAAGATCGATCGGGTCGTCGGTCCCGACATGACGCTGTTCGTTGACGAGGCCGTCGCTGGACAGGACGCGGTCAACCGCGCCCGCGAGTTCAACGACGCCGCCGAGATCGACGGCGCGATCCTGACCAAAGCCGACGCGGATTCCAACGGCGGGGCGGCGATCTCGGTCGCCCACGTTACCGGGAAGCCGATCCTCTTCCTCGGCGTTGGACAGGGCTACGACGACCTAGAGCGGTTCGACCCCGACGAGATGGTCGATCGCCTGCTCGCAGACGAGTAA
- the pfdA gene encoding prefoldin subunit alpha codes for MGQQQLQQLSQEIQQIQEEIEALEADVEDIQQEKTEADEAIDAIETLETDSTVQVPLGGGAYLRATVEDIDEVIVELGADYAGEFEQDDAVDALENKKENLDDRIDEVNSEIAELEAESTELEQQAQQLQQQAMQQQMQQMGQGQGPDE; via the coding sequence ATGGGTCAGCAGCAACTCCAGCAGCTCTCTCAGGAGATCCAGCAGATCCAAGAGGAGATCGAAGCGCTCGAAGCGGACGTCGAAGACATCCAGCAGGAAAAAACCGAGGCCGACGAGGCCATCGACGCGATCGAGACCCTCGAGACGGACTCGACGGTACAGGTCCCACTCGGCGGCGGTGCCTACCTCCGCGCGACCGTCGAAGACATCGACGAAGTGATCGTCGAACTCGGTGCGGACTACGCTGGCGAGTTCGAGCAGGACGACGCCGTCGATGCCCTCGAGAACAAAAAGGAAAACCTCGACGACCGCATCGACGAGGTCAACAGCGAGATCGCGGAACTCGAGGCCGAGAGCACGGAACTCGAGCAGCAGGCCCAGCAGCTCCAGCAGCAGGCCATGCAACAGCAGATGCAGCAGATGGGCCAGGGGCAGGGCCCCGACGAATAA
- the rpl18a gene encoding 50S ribosomal protein L18Ae: MSQFTVTGQFKSRDGYAPFETTIDAENENVAREHVLSQLGSQHGLKRSEIELEEVSE; encoded by the coding sequence ATGAGTCAATTTACGGTCACTGGCCAGTTCAAGAGCCGCGACGGCTACGCGCCGTTCGAAACGACGATCGACGCCGAAAATGAAAACGTCGCCCGCGAGCACGTACTCTCCCAGCTCGGGAGCCAGCACGGACTGAAGCGAAGCGAGATCGAGCTCGAGGAGGTTAGCGAATAA
- a CDS encoding ASCH domain-containing protein: MSELDPSDLLPSERMQTQALEGAVTQIHRGHQYAEVGDTFTIDETTFEVTDVTERTLGELTDEDAQAEGMDDLEAYRRLLERAHDNFEWDDESEVVRHRFERRAE; this comes from the coding sequence ATGAGCGAACTCGATCCAAGCGACCTCCTGCCCAGCGAGCGGATGCAGACACAGGCCCTCGAGGGAGCGGTCACCCAGATCCATCGCGGCCACCAGTACGCCGAGGTCGGTGATACGTTCACCATCGACGAGACGACGTTCGAGGTCACCGACGTGACCGAACGCACGCTCGGCGAGTTGACGGACGAGGATGCACAGGCCGAAGGAATGGACGACCTCGAGGCCTACCGCCGACTACTCGAGCGAGCCCACGACAATTTCGAGTGGGATGACGAAAGCGAGGTCGTCCGCCACCGCTTCGAACGACGAGCGGAGTAG
- a CDS encoding translation initiation factor IF-6 translates to MKRLAFAGSAYVGVFARATDSCVIVRPDVDDDVVADLTDELEVPAIQTTVGGSSTVGALATGNENGLLVSARVLEYERERLEDAVDLPVAELPGKINAAGNVVLANDYGAYVHPDLPRETIQIVEETLEVPVERGDLAGVRTVGTAAVATNSGVLCHPKATDEELDALEDALDVRADVGTVNYGAPLVGSGLIANDAGYVVGTDTTGPELGRIEDALGYLD, encoded by the coding sequence TTGAAACGTCTCGCTTTCGCCGGGTCGGCGTACGTCGGTGTCTTCGCCCGCGCTACCGACTCGTGCGTGATCGTCCGTCCGGACGTCGATGACGACGTCGTCGCCGACCTGACCGACGAACTCGAGGTGCCCGCAATCCAGACGACCGTCGGCGGCTCCTCGACGGTCGGTGCGTTAGCCACGGGTAACGAGAACGGGCTGCTGGTCAGTGCTCGCGTGCTCGAGTACGAACGCGAGCGACTCGAGGACGCAGTCGACCTCCCCGTCGCGGAACTCCCGGGCAAGATCAACGCTGCCGGCAACGTCGTCCTCGCCAACGACTACGGCGCGTACGTCCACCCCGACCTCCCGCGAGAGACGATTCAGATCGTCGAAGAGACGCTCGAGGTCCCCGTCGAACGCGGCGACCTCGCCGGCGTCCGAACCGTTGGCACGGCTGCGGTCGCGACGAACTCGGGCGTGCTCTGTCATCCCAAAGCGACCGACGAGGAACTCGACGCACTCGAGGACGCACTCGACGTCCGCGCCGACGTCGGCACCGTCAACTACGGCGCGCCGCTCGTCGGTTCGGGTCTGATCGCAAACGACGCCGGCTACGTCGTCGGGACGGATACGACCGGCCCGGAACTCGGTCGGATCGAGGACGCGCTGGGCTATCTGGACTGA
- a CDS encoding 50S ribosomal protein L31e produces MSASDFEERVVTVPLRDVKKGANHEAADYAMRLIREHLAKHFAVDEDAIRLDPSINEEVWSQGRSNPPRKLRVRAARFDEDGEAVVEAEVAE; encoded by the coding sequence ATGAGTGCAAGTGATTTCGAGGAACGTGTCGTTACCGTTCCACTGCGTGACGTGAAGAAAGGAGCCAACCACGAGGCCGCCGATTACGCGATGCGACTCATTCGTGAGCACCTCGCCAAACACTTCGCAGTCGACGAGGACGCCATCCGACTGGACCCCTCGATCAACGAGGAAGTCTGGTCGCAGGGCCGTTCCAACCCGCCACGGAAGCTCCGTGTCCGCGCGGCGCGTTTCGACGAAGACGGTGAGGCTGTCGTCGAGGCCGAGGTCGCCGAGTAA
- a CDS encoding 50S ribosomal protein L39e: MGKKSKGKKKRLAKLENQNSRVPAWVMMKTNMEVQRNPKRRNWRRNDTDE, from the coding sequence ATGGGTAAGAAGTCGAAGGGCAAGAAAAAGCGTCTTGCCAAACTCGAGAACCAGAACAGCCGCGTTCCGGCCTGGGTCATGATGAAGACCAACATGGAAGTGCAGCGAAACCCCAAGCGACGCAACTGGCGGCGCAACGACACTGACGAATAA
- the thpR gene encoding RNA 2',3'-cyclic phosphodiesterase, which translates to MRLFVSVDLPDDLASAFADLQAEFEDASGLNFTDPEQAHVTLKFLGDVDEDRLPAVEREFETAVDEANVDPFTVRYGGLGVFPSLEYISVVWVGTETGGEELTRLHEAIERRTTDLGFEAESHEFTPHVTLARMDHAGGKELVQDLVTEREPTIGETHVDEVCLTESTLTSEGPEYSTVAQFSLE; encoded by the coding sequence ATGCGACTGTTCGTCAGCGTCGACCTTCCCGACGACCTCGCGTCGGCGTTCGCCGACCTGCAAGCCGAGTTCGAAGACGCGAGCGGGCTCAACTTCACCGACCCCGAACAGGCCCACGTGACGCTGAAGTTCCTCGGTGACGTCGACGAAGACCGCCTACCGGCCGTCGAGCGCGAATTCGAGACCGCCGTCGACGAGGCCAACGTCGACCCCTTCACCGTCCGCTACGGTGGCCTCGGCGTCTTCCCGAGCCTCGAGTACATCAGCGTCGTCTGGGTCGGCACCGAAACCGGTGGCGAGGAACTCACCCGGTTGCACGAGGCGATCGAACGCCGAACGACCGACCTAGGGTTCGAGGCGGAGTCCCACGAGTTTACGCCACACGTTACGCTCGCGCGGATGGACCACGCCGGTGGGAAGGAACTGGTGCAGGACCTCGTCACCGAGCGCGAGCCGACGATCGGCGAAACCCACGTCGACGAGGTGTGCCTGACCGAGAGCACACTCACCAGCGAGGGACCAGAGTACTCGACGGTCGCGCAGTTCTCGCTCGAGTAA
- a CDS encoding hydroxysqualene dehydroxylase yields MTDVAVLGGGIGGLTTAHELAERGLDVTVYEANDRFGGKARSISISDEPTALHGEHGFRFFPAFYRHVIDTMARTPDGSGTVEDNLVETDATLIANIDGPDQIAETRTPNSLRGWLEALRPAFAENLPQEDVRFLLERLLYVLTACEERRENELDDVSWWDFIDADNRSQAFRDRLAFATQSLVALRPQVGSARTIGTIYLQLLFGQLDPTRPTERVLNGPTSEVWIDPWISYLEDLGVAFRPNAPITELAFDSRRITGVELAGGETVTADEYVLAVPVEVATDLITRPMGRVAPELERIGRLETAWMNGIQFYLTEDVELTRGHQVYADAPWALTSISQRQFWTGYDLETHGPDEVEGVLSVIASDFETPGIRHKKPAKACTREEIAEEIWAQLNAHLNATDTVLDDDMLVDWVLDPALVETDAGVENRSPLLINTVGSLRNRPPADPAIDNLTLASDYVRTNSDLASMESANEAGRRAANAILERHGRAPTVEVWDLEEPAVFEPFKRQDRVRYRLGMPHPGAVTQSVRGLTRRFGP; encoded by the coding sequence ATGACCGACGTTGCCGTACTTGGCGGCGGAATCGGCGGGCTCACCACAGCCCACGAACTCGCCGAACGAGGGCTCGACGTGACCGTCTACGAAGCCAACGACCGCTTCGGCGGAAAGGCTCGGTCGATATCGATCTCGGACGAGCCAACGGCGTTACACGGCGAACACGGCTTTCGGTTCTTCCCGGCGTTTTATCGCCACGTCATCGATACGATGGCGCGAACACCCGACGGGTCGGGAACTGTCGAGGACAACCTCGTCGAAACCGACGCGACGCTCATCGCGAACATCGACGGGCCGGACCAGATCGCCGAGACGCGGACGCCGAACTCGCTGCGTGGCTGGCTCGAGGCGCTGCGTCCGGCCTTTGCCGAGAATCTGCCACAAGAGGACGTTCGCTTCCTGCTCGAGCGACTGTTGTACGTGCTGACTGCCTGTGAGGAGCGACGCGAGAACGAACTCGACGACGTTTCGTGGTGGGACTTCATCGACGCCGACAACCGTTCGCAGGCGTTTCGCGACCGACTGGCTTTCGCCACGCAGTCGCTCGTTGCCCTCCGGCCGCAGGTCGGGAGCGCCAGAACGATCGGGACGATCTACCTGCAACTCCTGTTCGGCCAACTCGATCCCACTCGACCCACCGAACGCGTCCTGAACGGGCCGACCAGCGAGGTCTGGATCGACCCCTGGATCAGCTATCTCGAGGACCTCGGCGTCGCGTTCCGACCGAACGCGCCGATAACGGAACTCGCGTTCGACAGCCGCCGGATCACCGGTGTCGAACTGGCTGGCGGCGAGACGGTCACGGCCGACGAGTACGTCCTCGCCGTCCCGGTCGAGGTCGCCACCGACCTCATCACACGGCCCATGGGTCGTGTCGCGCCCGAACTCGAGCGAATCGGTCGCCTCGAGACGGCTTGGATGAACGGCATTCAGTTCTACCTGACCGAGGACGTCGAACTGACGCGGGGCCATCAGGTCTACGCCGACGCGCCGTGGGCGTTGACGTCGATCTCTCAACGCCAGTTCTGGACGGGCTACGACCTCGAGACACACGGCCCCGACGAGGTCGAGGGTGTCCTCTCGGTGATCGCGTCGGACTTCGAGACGCCGGGGATCCGCCACAAAAAGCCCGCGAAGGCGTGTACGCGCGAGGAGATCGCCGAGGAGATCTGGGCGCAACTGAACGCCCACCTCAATGCGACCGACACGGTGCTCGACGACGACATGCTCGTCGACTGGGTGCTCGATCCGGCGCTCGTCGAAACGGACGCCGGCGTCGAGAACCGCTCGCCGCTGTTGATCAACACCGTCGGGTCGCTTCGGAACCGCCCGCCAGCCGATCCGGCCATCGACAACCTCACGCTCGCGAGCGATTACGTCCGGACGAACTCAGATCTGGCCTCGATGGAGTCGGCCAACGAGGCCGGCCGTCGTGCGGCGAACGCGATCCTCGAGCGCCACGGCCGAGCGCCGACGGTCGAGGTTTGGGACCTCGAGGAGCCGGCCGTCTTCGAGCCGTTCAAACGACAGGACCGGGTGCGGTATCGGCTCGGGATGCCCCATCCGGGCGCGGTGACCCAGTCGGTTCGCGGGCTCACCAGACGGTTCGGCCCGTAG
- a CDS encoding tetratricopeptide repeat protein encodes MTDREGDRDHRFSEGEGFDDPYDEFDLDPPELNVDPSKVDPVDSRVLTDTLDTRNVDQDEVDASELLDVGLNYMQINRYEQATEAFERTARFAEDERIEQEAWVNKGVAHAELEEYDEAIGAHREALRIDDQSEHAATAETNLAYALWEFGETAQALEHAERAVEIDERFAEGWFNRAFFLSERGLAEEALHCIDNAIRLGMRNAKVLEEKAEILEELGEYDEAEEIAEEANEMRERAEQRMVEDRKEMQGHMPPGVDEHSQQGQQRNHQGGAEITDPGRASERDDDEWQLE; translated from the coding sequence ATGACTGACCGAGAGGGCGATCGCGACCACCGCTTTTCGGAAGGCGAGGGCTTCGACGACCCCTACGACGAGTTCGATCTGGACCCGCCGGAGTTGAACGTCGATCCGTCGAAGGTCGACCCGGTCGACTCCCGCGTCCTCACCGACACGCTCGACACGCGTAACGTCGATCAGGACGAGGTCGACGCAAGCGAGTTGCTCGACGTCGGACTGAACTACATGCAGATCAACCGCTACGAGCAGGCGACCGAGGCCTTCGAGCGAACCGCTCGCTTCGCCGAGGACGAGCGCATCGAACAGGAGGCGTGGGTCAACAAAGGCGTCGCCCACGCCGAACTCGAGGAGTACGACGAGGCGATCGGGGCCCACCGCGAGGCACTGCGGATCGACGACCAGAGCGAACACGCCGCGACGGCCGAGACGAACCTCGCGTACGCACTCTGGGAGTTCGGCGAGACCGCACAGGCCTTAGAGCACGCCGAGCGCGCCGTCGAGATCGACGAGCGATTCGCCGAGGGCTGGTTCAATCGCGCCTTCTTCCTCTCGGAACGCGGGCTGGCCGAGGAAGCGCTGCACTGCATCGACAACGCGATTCGACTGGGCATGCGCAACGCGAAAGTGCTCGAGGAAAAGGCCGAGATCCTCGAGGAACTGGGTGAGTACGACGAGGCCGAGGAAATCGCCGAGGAAGCGAACGAAATGCGCGAACGGGCCGAACAGCGCATGGTCGAAGATCGCAAGGAAATGCAGGGCCACATGCCGCCCGGTGTCGACGAACACTCCCAACAGGGCCAGCAACGGAATCACCAGGGCGGGGCCGAGATCACGGATCCCGGCCGTGCCTCCGAGCGCGACGACGACGAGTGGCAACTCGAGTGA
- a CDS encoding DUF424 domain-containing protein: MIVNERQTPEGLLVSVCDEDVLGETFESEGVSLTVTEEFYGGETVGDETVVDSLARATVANIVGTQAVELAIEAGFVDEANVLEVGSTLHAQLLWM; this comes from the coding sequence ATGATCGTCAACGAACGACAGACACCCGAGGGATTGCTCGTCTCGGTCTGTGACGAGGACGTCCTCGGCGAGACGTTCGAAAGCGAGGGCGTCTCGCTGACCGTCACCGAGGAGTTCTACGGCGGCGAGACGGTCGGCGATGAGACCGTCGTCGACAGTCTCGCTCGAGCGACCGTCGCCAACATCGTCGGCACGCAGGCGGTCGAACTCGCGATCGAGGCCGGGTTCGTCGACGAGGCGAACGTCCTCGAGGTGGGGTCGACGCTGCACGCACAGTTGCTGTGGATGTAG
- a CDS encoding ABC transporter permease, with product MTSHITTVARKEFEDAGRSKLLWALIGLLVGIVAIGYTAIWYTADDPTAAEVLGFLGFPLQTIVPIAALIAGYMAVVGERRSGSIKLLLGLPPNRTDVVFGKLLGRMAVVGTAVVLAFLVALVLGAVFFGSVPVVDWLSFGAITLLFGLAFAGLAVGVSAGVSTRGKSMAIVVGIYMIFVALWELLTAGPYYLIYDRGPPIEAETWYLVVQQFNPMSAYTTLASTVVEGSVPSFTFQYGLEDFEASQMTPAERYAGEVPFYLEDWFGVVVLLFWLVVPIAIGYYRFTKTDL from the coding sequence ATGACGTCGCATATCACGACCGTCGCCCGCAAGGAGTTCGAGGATGCCGGGCGATCGAAACTGCTCTGGGCGCTGATCGGGCTCCTCGTCGGCATCGTCGCCATCGGTTATACGGCGATCTGGTACACGGCCGACGACCCAACAGCGGCTGAGGTGCTTGGCTTTCTGGGGTTCCCGCTACAGACGATCGTGCCGATCGCCGCCCTGATCGCCGGCTACATGGCCGTCGTCGGGGAGCGTCGCTCGGGCAGTATCAAACTCCTGCTTGGCCTGCCGCCCAATCGGACCGATGTCGTCTTCGGAAAACTGCTCGGGCGAATGGCCGTCGTCGGCACGGCCGTCGTCCTCGCCTTTCTCGTGGCACTCGTGTTGGGTGCGGTCTTTTTCGGCTCGGTGCCGGTGGTCGACTGGCTGTCCTTTGGCGCGATCACACTGTTGTTCGGCCTCGCATTCGCCGGCCTCGCGGTCGGCGTCTCCGCCGGCGTCTCGACGCGTGGGAAATCGATGGCGATCGTCGTCGGCATCTACATGATTTTCGTCGCCCTGTGGGAACTCCTCACGGCTGGTCCGTACTATCTCATCTACGATCGAGGGCCGCCGATCGAAGCCGAAACGTGGTATCTCGTCGTCCAGCAGTTCAACCCGATGTCGGCCTATACGACGCTCGCGAGCACCGTCGTCGAAGGGTCCGTCCCTTCGTTTACGTTCCAGTACGGTCTCGAGGACTTCGAGGCGTCTCAGATGACGCCGGCCGAACGGTACGCGGGTGAGGTGCCGTTCTACCTCGAGGACTGGTTCGGCGTCGTCGTCTTGTTGTTCTGGCTCGTCGTCCCCATCGCCATCGGCTACTATCGGTTCACGAAAACTGATCTGTAG
- a CDS encoding ABC transporter ATP-binding protein: MAAIETHGLTKAYGELTAVDDLDLTVDDGEVFGFLGPNGAGKSTTINMLLDFTRPTAGSATVLGYDAQEEADAISPRVGVLPEGFDIYPRLSGRRHLEFAIETKAATDDPDALLERVGLSAADAARPAGDYSKGMRQRLATGMALVGDPDLLIMDEPSSGLDPHGIREMQDLVHREAKRGTTVFFSSHILEHVEAVCDRIGVLNEGSLVAVDTIEGLRESIGGGATMELTLDATADDLLETARDVVGVTDVVASGHTLECSITDPAAKASLVVALDGAGATIRDVRIDDVSLESLFTTLTNDDSESGGQATTDPGATAVTPEGNR; this comes from the coding sequence ATGGCTGCGATCGAAACGCACGGCTTGACGAAAGCGTACGGTGAGCTTACTGCCGTCGACGACCTCGATCTCACGGTCGACGACGGAGAGGTGTTCGGCTTTTTGGGACCAAACGGGGCCGGGAAGTCAACGACGATCAACATGTTACTCGACTTTACCCGCCCGACGGCGGGGTCGGCGACGGTGCTCGGCTACGACGCTCAGGAGGAGGCCGACGCGATCAGTCCCCGCGTCGGCGTCCTTCCTGAAGGGTTCGACATCTATCCTCGTCTCTCGGGCCGGCGCCATCTCGAGTTCGCGATCGAGACCAAAGCCGCGACGGACGATCCCGACGCGCTCCTCGAGCGTGTCGGCCTCTCGGCTGCAGACGCCGCGCGGCCGGCCGGCGACTACTCGAAGGGGATGCGCCAGCGCCTCGCAACCGGCATGGCGCTGGTCGGCGATCCCGACCTGCTCATCATGGACGAGCCCTCCTCCGGCCTCGACCCCCACGGCATCCGCGAGATGCAAGACCTCGTCCACCGCGAAGCCAAACGGGGGACGACCGTCTTCTTCTCGAGTCACATCTTGGAACACGTCGAAGCGGTCTGTGACCGTATCGGGGTGTTAAACGAGGGCTCCCTCGTCGCCGTCGACACCATCGAGGGGCTCCGCGAGTCGATCGGTGGCGGGGCGACGATGGAACTCACGCTCGATGCAACCGCGGACGACCTGCTCGAGACCGCACGCGACGTCGTGGGCGTCACCGACGTCGTCGCCTCCGGTCACACCCTCGAGTGTTCGATCACCGATCCGGCGGCGAAGGCATCCCTCGTCGTCGCGCTCGACGGTGCGGGGGCGACGATTCGAGACGTACGGATCGACGACGTCTCGCTCGAGTCGCTGTTTACCACGCTGACGAACGATGACAGCGAGAGTGGCGGACAGGCGACTACCGATCCCGGAGCCACTGCCGTGACGCCGGAGGGGAACCGATGA
- a CDS encoding aminotransferase class V-fold PLP-dependent enzyme gives MSQQNLEPLDVEAIREEFPILEREFDGQQVVYLDNAATTQTPDPVVDAMSDYYRESNANVHRGIHHLSQEASVAYEEAHDRVAEFIGADGREEVIFTKNTTESENLIAYSWGLNELESGDDVVLTEMEHHASLVTWQQIAKRTGANVEYIRVDETGRLDMDHARELISDDTALVSAVHVSNTLGTVNPVSELTDLAHEHGALSFIDGAQAVPNRPVDVGEIDADFYAFSGHKMAGPTGIGVLYGKQSLLEDLEPYLYGGGMIRKVTFEDSSWGDLPWKFEPGTPPIAEAVGLHAAIDWLEELGMERVQAHEEELAAYAYDQLAAEGDVEIYGPEGGPDRGGLVSFNLEGVHAHDLTSILNDHTVAVRAGDHCTQPLHDKLGVPASTRASFYVYNTREEVDKLIAALDDARALFA, from the coding sequence ATGAGTCAGCAGAACCTCGAGCCGCTGGACGTCGAGGCGATCCGCGAGGAGTTTCCGATCCTCGAGCGGGAGTTCGACGGCCAGCAGGTCGTCTACCTCGATAACGCGGCGACGACCCAGACGCCGGATCCGGTCGTCGACGCGATGAGCGACTACTATCGCGAGTCCAACGCGAACGTTCACCGGGGCATCCACCACCTGAGTCAGGAGGCCTCGGTCGCCTACGAGGAGGCCCACGACCGCGTCGCCGAGTTCATCGGCGCCGACGGCCGTGAAGAGGTCATCTTTACGAAGAACACGACCGAAAGCGAGAACCTGATCGCCTACTCGTGGGGCCTGAACGAACTCGAGTCCGGCGACGACGTCGTCCTCACGGAGATGGAACACCACGCCTCGCTCGTCACGTGGCAACAGATCGCCAAGCGAACGGGGGCGAACGTCGAGTACATCCGCGTCGACGAGACCGGCCGACTCGATATGGACCACGCTCGCGAGTTGATCAGCGACGACACTGCGCTCGTCTCCGCCGTCCACGTCTCGAACACGCTCGGCACCGTCAACCCCGTCTCCGAACTCACTGATCTCGCCCACGAACACGGCGCGCTCTCGTTTATCGACGGCGCACAGGCCGTCCCCAACCGGCCCGTCGACGTCGGCGAGATCGACGCCGACTTCTACGCCTTCTCGGGCCACAAGATGGCCGGCCCGACCGGGATCGGCGTCCTCTACGGCAAACAATCCCTGCTCGAGGACCTCGAGCCCTACCTCTACGGCGGCGGCATGATCCGTAAGGTCACGTTCGAGGACTCGAGTTGGGGCGATCTCCCCTGGAAGTTCGAACCCGGGACGCCACCGATCGCCGAAGCCGTCGGCCTCCACGCCGCGATCGACTGGCTCGAGGAGCTTGGAATGGAGCGCGTGCAGGCTCACGAGGAGGAACTCGCCGCCTACGCCTACGACCAACTCGCAGCCGAAGGCGACGTCGAGATCTACGGCCCCGAGGGCGGCCCCGACCGCGGGGGACTGGTCAGTTTCAACCTCGAGGGAGTCCACGCCCACGACCTGACGTCGATCCTGAACGACCACACGGTCGCCGTACGGGCGGGCGACCACTGTACCCAGCCGCTGCACGACAAACTCGGCGTACCGGCCTCGACTCGCGCGTCGTTTTACGTCTATAACACGCGCGAGGAGGTCGACAAACTGATCGCTGCGTTAGACGACGCGCGGGCGCTGTTCGCGTAG